Proteins co-encoded in one Bemisia tabaci chromosome 9, PGI_BMITA_v3 genomic window:
- the LOC109035211 gene encoding uncharacterized protein: MGCVLSKKNINDIHPHIFKVMNVDDLGNRLSSGQLEITESDLILHQQGGRNKTTWPLRCLRRYGFDAEIFSFESGRRCQTGAGIYAFKCSRAEQLFNLLQSRIQLTHNSNEDIVSHDLPHSPPNGSCASQISPSPDSNYLVPRSDGCLSSNQPRIRNWINVVFGRATLNPLKGPPLPSEIYVNRNIGEDDPAVDKENCNGNIHPYVNVNVNRIKPPPPEIAKPAPNPEATKPYMNLDLNLIESIRPILKPVHLISPPEDVDPSKVYMNMVPGSSPTSVVSNDLITKPNDYMNLVMNESCSKIKPTPDVLNTKSTTITRKTNYIVLDLHNNNPPDPNPSPSSLSSNNPTFETKLSDTYATIDFDRTHALSHTVKPNSDNDKEGCRKTRHHSTVAVSDIHLLAFPPRGSSSLSD, translated from the exons ATGGGCTGTGTTCTCAGCAAAAAGAATATTAATGACATTCACCCTCACATTTTCAAG GTAATGAATGTTGACGATTTGGGCAACCGCTTGTCGTCAGGACAACTAGAAATCACAGAGAGTGACCTGATCTTACACCAGCAAGGTGGCAGGAACAAAACTACGTGGCCACTTCGTTGCCTCAGACGGTATGGCTTTGACGCGGAGATTTTTAGTTTCGAATCAGGGAGGCGTTGTCAGACTGGGGCAGGAATCTACGCTTTTAAATGTAGTAGAGCAGAGCAGTTGTTTAATCTACTCCAGTCTCGCATACAG TTGACACACAACTCCAATGAAGACATTGTCTCCCATGACCTCCCGCACTCACCCCCTAATGGTTCTTGTGCGTCCCAGATCTCACCAAGCCCAGACTCAAACTATTTAGTGCCACGCTCAGATGGGTGCCTAAGCTCCAATCAGCCACGAATCCGTAACTGGATAAATGTTGTCTTCGGTCGAGCCACCCTAAACCCTCTCAAAGGGCCTCCACTTCCCTCAGAGATCTACGTCAACAGGAACATCGGTGAAGACGACCCTGCAGTAGACAAAGAGAACTGCAATGGCAATATTCATCCTTATGTCAATGTGAATGTAAATAGGATCAAACCACCGCCTCCTGAAATCGCCAAACCTGCACCAAATCCTGAAGCAACAAAACCGTACATGAACTTGGATCTGAACCTTATTGAATCAATACGCCCCATCCTGAAGCCAGTCCATCTCATCAGCCCACCAGAAGACGTAGATCCATCAAAAGTGTATATGAACATGGTACCGGGAAGCTCTCCTACAAGCGTGGTCTCCAATGATTTGATCACGAAACCAAATGATTACATGAATCTTGTCATGAATGAGTCATGTTCAAAGATCAAACCAACACCAGATGTTTTAAACACTAAAAGCACGACCATAACGAGGAAAACCAATTACATAGTTTTGGACCTGCACAACAATAACCCACCAGACCCAAACCCCTCACCATCGTCACTTAGCTCAAATAACCCGACGTTTGAGACCAAGTTATCCGACACCTACGCTACTATTGATTTCGACCGAACGCATGCTCTATCGCACACGGTCAAACCAAACTCAGACAACGATAAAGAGGGCTGCCGAAAAACACGGCACCATTCAACGGTAGCTGTCAGTGATATTCACCTACTCGCATTCCCGCCCAGAGGCAGCTCATCTCTGAGTGactaa